GACATGACGCTGCTGACCCGCTTCTACTCCAGCCCCGGCTTCTGCGACGAGCAGCTGTACGTGTTTCAGGCCACCGGACTGCGCGAGAGCAAGCTGCCCCACGACGACGACGAGGACATTGAGGTGGTCTGGATGGCACCCCAGGCGGTGCTGGATGGCCTGCGGGACGGGCGCATCACCGGCAGCGCCTCCACCGTATCGGCAGCGCTGTACGGCGTTCAGGGACTGGGAGCGCGGGGCCAGTGAAGACCTACGTCTCACCCGCCCAGCGCCCCGACACCGAGACGGTGGTGGCGGTGGGCTCGTTTGACGGCGTGCATCTGGGCCATCAGGCGTTGGTCGCGCAGCTCAAGGCAAAAGCGCGCCAGCACCGGGTGCCCTGCGTGGTCTACACCTTCGATCCGCCCACGCGGGTGCTGACCCAGGGAGTGGAGTTCCTGTCCACCCTGCCCGAGAAACTGGAGTTGCTGGCCCGTTACGGCGTGGATGAAACCATCGCCATGTCCTTCACGCCCGACTTCGCCGCGCGGCCCAAGGAGGCGTTCCTGGGCGACCTGCGGACCCTGCGTCCGCGCACCCTGGTGGTGGGAGAGGACTTTCACTTCGGACGTGGACGGGCGGGCGGAGTGGCGGACCTGAAAACGGTGGCCGACGAGGTGGTGGCCCTGCCCATGCACCAGCTGGGCGGCGAGGACATCAAGAGCACCCGCATTCGTGAGTTGCTGCAGGTGGGCGACGTGGACGGCGCGGGCCGGCTGCTTGGCCGCCACTACGACGCGCAGGGAGTGGTGACCCACGGTGACCGGCTGGGACGGACCATCGGCTGGCCCACCGCCAACATCAGCGTTCCCGACGGCAAGGCGCTGCCCCTGGGCGTGTTCGCGGTGGTGGTCGTGGGAGACCGCGGAGAACGCTGGCACGGCATGGCCAATGTGGGCTTCCGGCCCACCGTGGCGGGCAAAACCCGCCGCTTCGAGGTTCACCTGTTCGACTTCGAGGGCAACCTGTACGGCCAGGAACTGCAGGTCAAGTTCTTCACCCACCTGCGCGGCGAGCAGAAGTTCGGCGGGCTGGACGAACTCAGGGCGCAGCTGGCGCGCGACGCCGAGGCCGCGCGGGCCGTGCTCAGGGACGTGCGCTGAAGTTGGTCACGCGCCACTCGCCGGAGCCGTCGGCCATGGGGCTGACCTGCGATCCGCTGTAGAAGGTGGTGGGGTGGCCGTCCACTGCGTCGAAGCCCAGGCGCAGCGTGGCGCAGGGCTGAGAACGCTGGTAGGTCAGGGCGCGCGCGGCTTCCAGGAACAGCGCCTCGACCGGGCCGGCGTTGAGCGGCGAGGGGGCAGCGGGGTGCTGTCCATCCACCGCCTGGATGCCCTGCACCCGTCCCCCGACCACCGTCACGGTCACGTCGGGCAGCCGCAGCGGCGCGGCAATGCGGGCAAAGTCGTAGCGGTAATTTCGGACCCTGGCCGCCTTCCAGCGGGTCCGGGCGGCGTTCAGGTCGGCCTGCAGGCGGGAAAAATCCGGCCGGACATACCCGGCGGCGCAGCGGGCCGGCTGCCCCAGACCCACCGGCACCGCGCGCTCTCCCCCACCCGCTCCGGCGACAGAACACAGGGCGAACAACATACCGGGCAGCAGACGGTTCATGTTTCCCAGCATAGGGACGAGTGTGATGGTCCGCTGACGCCCGCCTGAAGACCGGGTTTACCCTGGCGGCATGACCACCCCGCTTCCGTCCCCTTCCGAGGCCGCCACGCTGCAACTGGGATACTCGTTCTGTCCCAACGACACCTTCATCTTCCACGCGCTGCACGCCGGACTGG
This DNA window, taken from Deinococcus aerophilus, encodes the following:
- the ribF gene encoding riboflavin biosynthesis protein RibF — translated: MKTYVSPAQRPDTETVVAVGSFDGVHLGHQALVAQLKAKARQHRVPCVVYTFDPPTRVLTQGVEFLSTLPEKLELLARYGVDETIAMSFTPDFAARPKEAFLGDLRTLRPRTLVVGEDFHFGRGRAGGVADLKTVADEVVALPMHQLGGEDIKSTRIRELLQVGDVDGAGRLLGRHYDAQGVVTHGDRLGRTIGWPTANISVPDGKALPLGVFAVVVVGDRGERWHGMANVGFRPTVAGKTRRFEVHLFDFEGNLYGQELQVKFFTHLRGEQKFGGLDELRAQLARDAEAARAVLRDVR
- a CDS encoding DUF6174 domain-containing protein; its protein translation is MNRLLPGMLFALCSVAGAGGGERAVPVGLGQPARCAAGYVRPDFSRLQADLNAARTRWKAARVRNYRYDFARIAAPLRLPDVTVTVVGGRVQGIQAVDGQHPAAPSPLNAGPVEALFLEAARALTYQRSQPCATLRLGFDAVDGHPTTFYSGSQVSPMADGSGEWRVTNFSARP